From Triticum aestivum cultivar Chinese Spring chromosome 4A, IWGSC CS RefSeq v2.1, whole genome shotgun sequence, a single genomic window includes:
- the LOC123086178 gene encoding uncharacterized protein — MAPLPSPRRDTLPVRYELLRDFVFAPMASTCATSAGFAPRWKVAPVMVVVHQPDFVREEEVDRPDPDPPCTIAVPLPQCSSRCAATRILMGSPSDLEQLSPSPSRMAWRARTACAPPSLLRVPLSTPMPLLATKVMPVYKQHTLVYGFSISGELPSFHLTPCILPGLDIVQFDLCPCSFYA; from the exons ATGGCACCCCTCCCATCTCCTCGACGTGATACACTACCGGTTCGCTATGAGCTGCTCCGGGACTTTGTCTTCGCTCCCATGGCGAGCACTTGCGCCACGTCCGCCGGCTTTGCTCCCCGTTGGAAGGTCGCGCCGGTGATGGTGGTGGTTCACCAGCCAGATTTCGtcagagaggaggaggttgaccgGCCAGATCCTGATCCTCCTTGCACCATCGCCGTGCCGTTGCCCCAATGCTCGTCTCGATGCGCCGCCACCCGCATCCTA ATGGGGAGCCCGAGCGACCTCGAGCAACTGTCACCGTCGCCGTCACGTATGGCCTGGCGAGCTCGTACAGCGTGTGCCCCGCCCTCGCTCCTCCGTGTGCCCCTGTCTACTCCTATGCCCCTGTTAGCCACGAAGGTGATGCCCGTCTACAAGCAACATACTCTCGTCTATGGATTCTCAATCTCAGGTGAGCTTCCCTCGTTCCATTTGACACCCTGTATTCTTCCTGGTTTGGACATCGTACAGTTTGATTTGTGCCCCTGTAGTTTTTATGCATGA